One stretch of Toxoplasma gondii ME49 chromosome XI, whole genome shotgun sequence DNA includes these proteins:
- a CDS encoding hypothetical protein (encoded by transcript TGME49_315123), whose protein sequence is MFLLPVRIRVAKLRRGLTHTTVFSGSFLFCCFSLFIQKKLENALSREKEETVKLRQRLGETRKKLVVSEARRKQESSGFAVDLKSLRSRMKSLEAWNGTLAAIIERQVRPILSSRERATLRLEWEELQREMHAMKTTLKNNHGETQTGRHFSCSCARDEQSSPQQKEATRSFRASALAEAQPVRPPSPPLPPPLCSSSSSSSSSSSSSSSSSSSSSHSSSSSSSSSTSSSSSSSSSSSSHSSSSSSSPSSLPSSSSSSPSSGPVRVKCTPDSSRFAGTRRVSRPVAPPSHRRCIFLRAKKDRMHCLSSSLHSSFPSCLASCPSSSASQTVSNFSAPQRQTSAKNLQALLPEFPRVSDAYLSNTNASCAPSLPFACSRNAAKWNLVGFPSFSEAISSRRSAQSDATAAPLLSSSASQLARAPLHSFPSTSLFNISSGGDSLPSSFPSWSQPTHLSSAVSPACLSSSQAPSQPHPPFLSNTYGVPLCHCSLASPSRSQPSIPFPVASSLSPFTNDPTISSSSSCSSATSSSFSSSSAPSSSSSAPFFCSSSSGSSLSSSSCCLLPSSAPLPPPCLALTSSSSLSRPSLLSSRRLLVQSLSPASSSSCSSSVSYSSRVCPPTVPAPLPPPPGDGSISCLSACPRPEPLLHLEYPPGEDETTVPQGGVHPTSRRTQGPETSIPGGDGEETGDIFSQAQARPEELRIPRAYGRENELDGLLRCMVPGGDVLPKLSAEEQGFCAPCPRSPTTLENGLERAGETREFGWSSTPWIHQRKEEAENPKEEKPHQAAFEKSCLPTRAEKQEDELTSLPSLSPCSLWANRTSPLQETSPPAVLSASSSSSNALLVSSFCPSFASASFRSSPSFLGSPLSPLPPFSVSSAERRPSSSLRDKTCFASPSFSSRLLCTYPSSSSVPPGSGETTQSSLTAEGELGEFRLNAKEGERQAHEERRLAPHQDGTARKGRAPPGAARWTYTPGSWRDEARPAFGDGDGKRGILGLSEGNDDSIGRETLERKAEVNRLLPLSTGANGCMRREGEGSDDTHEAKERTTECEEEKLEGVGRRQEKKENEPTRTCSVSLRPALRRTESTRRLQGVPFARQPQIGERSVSRPRVP, encoded by the exons ATGTTCCTTCTGCCAGTGCGCATACGTGTAGCGAAGCTTCGTCGCGGGTTGACCCACACAACAGTTTTTTCAGGTTCGTTTTTGTTCTGctgtttttcgctttttattcagaagaaactggagaaTGCCTTGTCccgggagaaggaggagacggtGAAGCTGAGGCAAAGGCTGGGCGAAACTCGGAAGAAGCTGGTGGTGtcggaggcgagaagaaaacaagagagctCCGGTTTCGCCGTGGATTTGAAGTCTCTAAGGAGCCGCATGAAG AGCTTGGAGGCGTGGAACGGAACTCTCGCGGCGATCATAGAAAGACAAGTTCGCCCTATCCTCTCCAGCCGAGAGCGAG CCACCCTTCGACTTGAATGGGAGGAGCTTCAAAGAGAGATGCATGCGATGAAGACAACTCTAAAAAACAATcacggagagacacaaacaggCAGACACTTCAGCTGTTCCTGTGCGCGTGACGAACAGTCGAGCCCTCAGCAAAAAGAAGCAACAAGGTCCTTTCGTGCTTCCGCATTGGCCGAGGCTCAGCCAGTTCGACCTCCTTCACCCCCGCTGCCACCGCCTTtgtgttcttcttcgtcttcatcttcatcttcctcttcttcatcttcctcctcttcttcatcttcctctcattcatcttcttcttcgtcttcttcctctacttcctcgtcctcttcttcctcttcttcctcgtcctctcattcatcttcctcttcttcttccccttcttcgcttccttcttcgtcgtctaGCTCCCCTTCTTCTGGTCCTGTGCGGGTGAAATGCACTCCCGACAGTTCTCGTTTCGCTGGCACGAGGAGAGTTTCAAGACCTGTGGCACCTCCGTCGCATCGGCGGTGCATTTTCTTGAGGGCGAAGAAAGATCGCATGcattgtctctcttcttcgcttcactcttccttcccttcgtgtcttgcttcttgtccttcgtcttctgcttcgcagACGGTCTCGAATTTCTCAGCGCCTCAAAGGCAAACGTCGGCCAAGAATCTGCAGGCTCTGCTCCCTGAGTTCCCTCGGGTCTCGGACGCTTATCTGTCAAATACGAACGCTTCGTGTGCTCCTTCCTTGCCTTTTGCCTGTTCGCGAAATGCAGCAAAATGGAATCTTGTCGGCTTCCCGTCCTTCTCAGAAGCTATCTCTTCTCGGCGTTCAGCCCAGAGCGATGCTACCGCCGCTCCTTTGCTGTCGAGCTCTGCTTCACAGCTGGCCAGAGCTCCTCTGCACTCTTTTCCATCGACGTCTCTGTTCAACATTTCCTCTGGTGGAGactcgcttccttcctcttttccttcttggtCCCAGCCGACGCATTTGTCctctgctgtgtctcctgcctgtctctcctcttcgcaaGCGCCTTCTCAACCTCATCCTCCCTTCCTTTCAAACACCTATGGAGTTCCTCTGTGTCACTGCAGCcttgcgtcgccttctcgttctcaACCTTCGATTCCTTTCCcggtcgcttcttccctctctccgttcaCAAACGACCCAACcatttcgtcttcttcttcctgttcttctgctacttcttcttctttttcatcttcctctgctccttcgtcttcctcttctgcgcctttctTTTGTTCTTCATCCTCAGGTTCatcgctttcgtcttcgtcgtgttgtcttcttccctcttccgccccccttcctcctccttgCCTTGCTTTgacctcttcgtcttctctgtctcgtccttctttgttgtcgtctcgccgtcttcttgtccagtctctctcacctgcgtcgtcctcttcctgttcttcgtccGTCTCCTATTCCTCGCGAGTCTGCCCTCCGACTGTCCCGGCGCCCTtgcctcctcctccaggCGACGGTTCCATTTCTTGCCTGTCTGCCTGTCCTCGCCCAGAGCCTCTCTTGCATCTTGAATATCCTCCAGGGGAGGACGAAACGACTGTTCCGCAGGGCGGCGTCCACCCCACATCCCGGCGGACGCAAGGTCCTGAAACCTCTATCCCTggcggcgacggagaggagacaggagacatTTTTTCTCAAGCCCAAGCAAGGCCCGAAGAGCTTCGTATCCCGCGCGCTTATGGGCGCGAAAACGAGCTGGATGGACTCCTCAGATGCATGGTTCCTGGGGGAGATGTATTGCCAAAGTTATCcgcagaagaacaaggaTTCTGCGCGCCTTGTCCCCGGTCTCCGACGACTCTGGAGAACGGACTTGAGCGAGCCGGGGAGACACGCGAGTTCGGATGGAGTTCAACTCCTTGGATACAtcaaaggaaagaagaagcagagaacccAAAGGAGGAAAAACCTCACCAAGCTGCCTTTGAAAAATCATGTCTGCCGACAAGagcggagaaacaggaagacgaGCTTACTTCTTTaccttccctgtctccgtgcTCGCTGTGGGCAAATCGGACGAGTCCACTGCAAGAAACAAGTCCCCCCGCcgttctttctgcttcttcatccTCATCCAacgctcttctcgtctcttccttctgtccttctttcgcctctgcctccttccgCTCTTCGCCATCGTTCCTcggttctcctctctcgcctcttccacCTTTCTCGGTCTCATCTGCTGAGCGTcgtccctcttcttccctgcgCGACAAAACATGCtttgcctctccttcgttttcctcgcgaCTCCTCTGCACATatccgtcttcgtcttctgttcctcctgGTTCTGGGGAGACAACTCAAAGTTCTCTGACGGCCGAGGGAGAACTCGGCGAGTTCCGTCTGAACGCAAaggagggggagagacaggctcACGAGGAACGTCGACTGGCGCCTCATCAGGACGGAACTGCGCGGAAGGGGAGGGCGCCGCCAGGCGCGGCCAGGTGGACCTACACCCCAGGGAGTTGGCGAGATGAAGCGAGACCCGCGTTCGGCGACGGGGATGGAAAAAGAGGAATCCTTGGCCTTTCGGAGGGAAACGACGATTCTATAGGTCGCGAGACgctggaaagaaaagcagaagtgAACCGCCTGCTGCCGCTCTCAACGGGAGCAAAtggctgcatgcggagagagggagagggaagcgacgaCACTCACGAAGCAAAAGAACGAACGACAgaatgcgaagaagagaagctcgAAGGCGTTGGCAGgcggcaggagaagaaagagaacgagccGACTCGAACTTGCAGCGTATCGCTCCGCCCAGCGCTAAGGCGAACGGAGAGCACAAGACGTCTTCAGGGCGTTCCTTTTGCGCGCCAGCCACAGATCGGAGAGCGAAGCGTCTCGCGACCTCGTGTTCCATGA
- a CDS encoding hypothetical protein (encoded by transcript TGME49_315127), with protein MKAPLHSLDPVVTGSRLHSSRLPSASPSLIFPHCYLPSATVSRCASPLRLCASPLRHNSSKYVCTFSSDISTFASPSHPTCVSFSPLGESSPLLSTAEPLHLPIPSSPLSPSSSLPSSSFPSSALPPSLASSFPSSYSPSRAFVRPCSSGRMPSRQASTVASTAALAGHPSSNAVRPAAADRMHLLRPLSHFNSITGGGNADENRAETNGQAKMQSLSRQPLRGRACDETEGEQSGVQTPRGGASEGIVPPHVHATGEEKETEEDERVSRQAERNKPPRGYDQRTARTETAPVVRKDSEADPRRGKREKTEEKKEKKSATLPRVGSEGKGEGGKQTSQETQAKGKVREPESRGRDFHFNPSVCGEDERPEMSIPLSEDSVLSGVSRHPNDVSPESPRASLSSFLRDGTREKRTNRQSQFSSSLSFLSMLGGSSARAPPPVALANDDASPETAKSNAEREKRVKLSNGNERTAVRPSRLGPQRWGADLRQRLAKSAERQGTNEAEAAAPEASRFVLPQSRRSPPPVHYPAERRGETAATRQSGEDRKAAEQTLRQRRRHARAGSCFRGTGASEGRKTGLETDTLSSPFPSPSSSPSTSRFSRQDALFAPCCVDLRALKEATGSLRDLEEETALLANPLPRQLPSGTRGKSEVQGAHSCRAGTSSQPTRSLRGVERDVLQVNKSEINREIKRKKKGENEREKGNEREKENEREKENEMEREEKREKKTGEKKRQATTAFKIEDIRDVEKANTTSESGDIKIEATGETTREAKSDGLRGVTLEQMRGKEERPFFLEPPEGRQILREAKDQTEESKSRPVEEDQRKEEGDGNFSKRDKHGCSELPSLLELSPKSRRTVKSEMRKWLREKKKERGREENARPENAGETFKKPRQLTEEGQHKQEILRILDEETRDMTSKELAVFYRQKIGEMCEA; from the coding sequence ATGAAGGCTCCTCTGCATTCACTTGACCCCGTCGTCACGGGAAGCAGACTTCACTCCAGCAGACTTCCGAGCGCCTCACCCTCTCTCATCTTTCCTCACTGTTACTTGCCGTCTGCTACAGTGTCTCGTTgtgcctctcctctgcgtctctgcgctTCGCCGCTTCGCCACAACTCATCGAAATATGTCTGCACTTTCTCCTCTGACATTTCcactttcgcttctccctcccaTCCGAcatgtgtctctttctcccctctaGGTGAGTcatctcctctcctttccactGCAGAGCCTCTCCACCTCCCgatcccttcttctcctctttctccttcctcgtcactcccctcttcttcgttcccttcgtcagctcttcctccttccctcgcgtcttcttttccttcttcctaTAGTCCTTCGCGTGCCTTTGTCAGGCCGTGTTCCTCTGGGCGCATGCCAAGTCGACAAGCGTCGACTGTTGCCTCTACCGCGGCCCTCGCCGGGCACCCGTCCTCGAACGCTGTGCGGCCAGCGGCCGCGGATCGCATGCACCTGCTTCGGCCTTTGTCTCACTTCAACAGCATCACAGGAGGGGGGAACGCAGACGAAAATCGAGCAGAAACGAACGGCCAAGCGAAAATGCAAAGCCTCTCCCGACAACCTCTGCGGGGGAGAGCGTGCGACGAGACGGAGGGAGAGCAatcaggtgtacagacacccagGGGTGGAGCAAGCGAAGGGATTGTGCCTCCTCATGTACATGCGAcaggtgaagagaaggaaacagaggaagatgagagaGTGAGCAGGCaggcagaaagaaacaaaccACCACGGGGATATGATCAAAGAACTGCGAGGACGGAGACCGCTCCAGTTGTGCGCAAGGACAGCGAGGCAGACccacggagaggaaagagagagaagacagaagagaaaaaagagaagaagtctGCGACTCTCCCCCGTGTTGGGagtgaaggaaaaggagaaggaggaaagcagaCGAGCCAAGAAACTCAAGCAAAAGGGAAAGTGAGGGAACCGGAatcgagagggagagacttCCATTTCAATCCGAGTGTCTGTGGAGAAGATGAGCGGCCCGAGATGTCGATTCCGTTGTCGGAAGACAGTGTCCTCTCTggggtgtctcgacacccgAACGACGTGTCTCCAGAGTCACCGCGagcgtcgctgtcttctttccttcgcgaTGGAACGCGTGAGAAAAGGACGAACAGGCAGAGTCAGTTTTCCTCgtccctctcgtttctctcgatgCTCGGGGGCTCTTCTGCTCGGGCGCCTCCCCCGGTTGCGCTGGCGAACGACGACGCCTCTCCAGAGACCGCGAAAAGCAACGccgagcgagaaaaaagagtgaAGCTGTCAAACGGCAACGAACGAACTGCTGTCCGTCCATCCCGTCTCGGGCCGCAGCGTTGGGGAGCGGACCTGCGTCAGCGACTCGCAAaaagcgcagagagacaaggcacaaacgaagcagaggcagcagcgccAGAGGCCAGCCGCTTCGTGTTGCCACAGAGCAGACGTTCGCCGCCGCCTGTTCATTATCccgcagaaaggagaggagagactgcGGCGACGCGgcaaagtggagaagacagaaaagcagcAGAGCAGACGTTGAGGCAACGGAGAAGGCATGCGCGGGCAGGGTCCTGCTTCCGGGGAACTGGGGCGtcagagggaaggaagacaggcttggagacagacacactctcttccccttttccttctccttcttcgtcgccgtccACGTCTCGCTTTTCAAGACAGGATGCGTTGTTCGCTCCCTGCTGCGTTGACCTGCGCGCGTTGAAAGAAGCTACAGGGTCTCTACGCGACttggaggaagaaacagcgcTTCTCGCAAATCCGCTTCCGCGGCAGCTTCCGTCTGGGACTCGAGGGAAATCTGAGGTGCAAGGAGCCCACAGTTGCCGCGCTGGAACTTCTTCGCAGCCGACCAGGTCGCTGCGAGGCGTTGAGCGAGACGTCTTGCAGGTGAACAAGAGCGAGATCAACAGAGAGatcaagagaaagaagaagggagagaacgagagagagaaagggaacgagagagagaaagagaacgagagagagaaagagaacgagatggagagagaggaaaaaagagagaagaaaacaggggaaaagaagagacaggccaCAACTGCTTTCAAGATAGAGGATATAAGGGATGTTGAGAAGGCGAATACTACAtcagagagcggagacatAAAGATCGAGGCTAccggagagacgacgagagaagctAAGAGTGACGGTCTTCGGGGGGTCACTCTGGAGCAGATGCGGggcaaggaagagagaccgTTTTTCCTTGAACCTCCAGAAGGCCGGCAAATCCtgagagaggcaaaagacCAGACAGAAGAATCGAAATCAAGACCCGTCGAAGAGgatcagagaaaggaagaaggagacggaaacTTCAGCAAGCGCGACAAACACGGATGCAGCGAGTTGCCGTCGTTACTCGAGTTGAGTCCGAAAAGCAGACGGACGGTGAAGAGCGAAATGCGAAAGTGGctacgagagaagaagaaggagagaggacgagaggaaaacgctcGTCCAGAGAACGCAGGGGAAACTTTCAAGAAGCCGCGACAGCTGACAGAAGAAGGGCAACACAAGCAAGAGATTTTGAGGATCCTCGACGAAGAGACTCGCGACATGACAAGCAAAGAACTCGCAGTCTTCTACCGACAAAAAATTGGTGAGATGTGTGAAGCGTAG